The following proteins come from a genomic window of Carcharodon carcharias isolate sCarCar2 chromosome 10, sCarCar2.pri, whole genome shotgun sequence:
- the c10h11orf54 gene encoding ester hydrolase C11orf54 homolog isoform X3, with product MKHNTRLCGKPRIADVGGVPYLLPLPQTEKIYNLNTVAKEVELPAAFILGAGAASFKAVGVNAELMPNVLTKGGGKPEANHSYSAKINPVTGECILEKYGEKYKTCDFALLANLYISEGKPGKVVEVRSSRRTGQSNFVSCMREALERHYGDKPIGMGGTFVIQKGKAKIHVMPEFSPCPLDSDEAVNYWLKFFDMTAPLVCQSVFVSRDLGFDLRVEHTHCFSHHGEGGHYHYDTTPDTVEYLGYFLPAELLYRIDRPEKTHNIGRD from the exons gGCTATGTGGGAAACCTCGAATAGCAGATGTGGGAGGAGTTCCTTATCTTCTACCTCTTCCACAAACTGAGAAG ATTTATAATCTCAATACTGTTGCTAAGGAAGTGGAACTGCCTGCTGCCTTCATCCTTGGAGCTGGAGCAGCATCATTTAAAGCTGTGGGTGTGAATGCAGAG CTTATGCCCAATGTCTTGACCAAAGGAGGTGGTAAACCTGAAGCGAATCACAGTTATAGTGCCAAAATAAACCCTGTGACGGGTGAGTGTATCCTGGAGAAATATGGTGAAAAGTACAAGACCTGCGATTTTGCGCTGCTGGCAAACTTGTACATTAGTGAGGGGAAACCAGGAAAG GTTGTTGAAGTAAGAAGCAGCAGAAGAACAGGACAGAGTAATTTTGTGAGCTGCATGAGGGAAGCACTTGAACGGCACTATGGAGATAAGCCTATAGGAATGGGAGGGACTTTCGTCATTCAGAAGGGAAAAGCTAAGATTCATGTTATG CCTGAGTTTTCTCCCTGTCCTCTGGACAGTGATGAGGCTGTAAACTATTGGCTGAAGTTCTTTGACATGACTGCTCCTCTCGTCTGCCAATCAGTGTTTGTGTCCCGGGATCTG GGATTTGATCTTCGAGTGGAGCATACCCATTGTTTCAGCCATCATGGAGAAGGTGGGCACTACCACTACGACACTACCCCAGACACTGTGGAATACCTGGGCTACTTCTTGCCAGCAGAACTCCTTTATCGAATTGACCGGCCAGAGAAAACTCACAACATAGGGCGTGATTAG
- the c10h11orf54 gene encoding ester hydrolase C11orf54 homolog isoform X4 gives MPNVLTKGGGKPEANHSYSAKINPVTGECILEKYGEKYKTCDFALLANLYISEGKPGKVVEVRSSRRTGQSNFVSCMREALERHYGDKPIGMGGTFVIQKGKAKIHVMPEFSPCPLDSDEAVNYWLKFFDMTAPLVCQSVFVSRDLGFDLRVEHTHCFSHHGEGGHYHYDTTPDTVEYLGYFLPAELLYRIDRPEKTHNIGRD, from the exons ATGCCCAATGTCTTGACCAAAGGAGGTGGTAAACCTGAAGCGAATCACAGTTATAGTGCCAAAATAAACCCTGTGACGGGTGAGTGTATCCTGGAGAAATATGGTGAAAAGTACAAGACCTGCGATTTTGCGCTGCTGGCAAACTTGTACATTAGTGAGGGGAAACCAGGAAAG GTTGTTGAAGTAAGAAGCAGCAGAAGAACAGGACAGAGTAATTTTGTGAGCTGCATGAGGGAAGCACTTGAACGGCACTATGGAGATAAGCCTATAGGAATGGGAGGGACTTTCGTCATTCAGAAGGGAAAAGCTAAGATTCATGTTATG CCTGAGTTTTCTCCCTGTCCTCTGGACAGTGATGAGGCTGTAAACTATTGGCTGAAGTTCTTTGACATGACTGCTCCTCTCGTCTGCCAATCAGTGTTTGTGTCCCGGGATCTG GGATTTGATCTTCGAGTGGAGCATACCCATTGTTTCAGCCATCATGGAGAAGGTGGGCACTACCACTACGACACTACCCCAGACACTGTGGAATACCTGGGCTACTTCTTGCCAGCAGAACTCCTTTATCGAATTGACCGGCCAGAGAAAACTCACAACATAGGGCGTGATTAG